The Synechococcus sp. WH 8016 genome includes a region encoding these proteins:
- a CDS encoding ABC transporter permease: MSSSVPPLSSGARPASVKRTLRDAWKLRRVWWFTATARTQARFVRTLLGSFWLGLSNLFSIAVLASVYRYVFKVEDFSQYVVLLGLGLVIWNSISAAVIDAPNLFEHNQSHVHNTNINPIFYPLEEWAFQLQTFVQSFLMVVIALSYFQHTLLLHLVVSGWLPIFNLFLFLFWFPLLICLVGARFRDLYQLVPIAMQLVFLLSPILYRKENLGPSVWIANFNPFYRVLSPIRHTLMTGEVQWGVGLALLLINAIGVWYAVRRLNHERPNLPFLI; the protein is encoded by the coding sequence ATGTCGTCCTCCGTGCCACCACTTTCATCCGGGGCTCGGCCCGCCAGTGTGAAACGCACCCTGCGTGATGCCTGGAAGTTACGGCGCGTTTGGTGGTTTACAGCCACAGCACGCACCCAAGCCCGATTCGTGCGCACCCTGCTGGGTAGCTTTTGGCTTGGTCTCTCGAATTTGTTTTCGATTGCCGTGTTGGCATCGGTGTACCGATATGTTTTTAAGGTGGAAGATTTCAGCCAGTATGTAGTGCTATTGGGGCTAGGTCTTGTGATCTGGAACAGCATTAGTGCGGCTGTGATTGATGCGCCAAATTTGTTTGAACATAACCAGTCGCATGTGCATAACACCAACATAAACCCGATCTTTTATCCGTTAGAAGAATGGGCCTTTCAGTTACAGACCTTTGTGCAGTCGTTTCTGATGGTGGTGATTGCTTTGAGCTATTTCCAGCACACGCTGCTTTTGCATTTAGTGGTGAGTGGTTGGTTGCCAATTTTTAACCTGTTTTTATTTTTATTTTGGTTTCCGTTGCTGATTTGCCTCGTAGGTGCACGGTTTCGTGATCTCTATCAATTGGTCCCAATCGCCATGCAATTGGTGTTTTTGCTGTCACCGATTCTGTACCGCAAGGAAAACTTGGGCCCTAGTGTTTGGATCGCAAATTTCAATCCCTTCTACCGAGTACTCAGTCCGATTCGCCATACGTTGATGACTGGAGAAGTGCAGTGGGGAGTAGGACTTGCTTTACTCCTCATTAATGCGATTGGAGTTTGGTACGCCGTACGGCGTTTGAATCATGAGCGCCCTAACCTTCCATTCCTAATTTAG
- a CDS encoding glycosyltransferase, which translates to MKILFVHQNFPSQYVNIVNALVAQGNHQLVALTINKPKSQLSDRVSVVQYKLHRGNSKEIDPLMMDFESKLIRAQACAEAAHQLKGKGFQPDLICAHPGWGEALFLRDVWQNTPLLCYQEFFYNIDHSDCDFDPEFKTDSSWKERAKIRTKNANTLLALEASSWNVTPTQFQRSTFPTCWQPKISVIHDGIDTNLAKPNFNALPLQLSDGTQLRNGDPIVTFVNRSFEPYRGCHTFTRSIPLLQKLVPNVQIIIVGSLQGVSYGAKCPNGEWEDMLFAEINGQYNPKNVHFTGVLSHQALLHLLQLSAAHVYLSYPFILSWSLLEAMSCGCAVVGSKTPPIEEVIEHEQHGLLVDFFSPDQLADATAELLQNRDLAAELGRNARTEIERHFSLQRCLPLQLSLIDLAAGGALP; encoded by the coding sequence ATGAAAATTCTTTTTGTACATCAAAATTTTCCTAGTCAATACGTCAACATTGTGAATGCTTTAGTGGCACAAGGGAATCATCAGCTCGTAGCTTTAACGATCAATAAACCAAAAAGTCAACTTTCAGATAGAGTTTCTGTGGTGCAATACAAGCTGCATCGTGGCAATAGCAAAGAGATTGATCCACTGATGATGGATTTTGAAAGTAAGTTAATACGAGCCCAAGCGTGCGCAGAAGCAGCCCATCAATTAAAGGGAAAAGGGTTTCAACCAGACCTGATTTGTGCTCATCCTGGATGGGGGGAAGCTCTGTTTCTGCGGGATGTATGGCAAAACACACCTTTGCTTTGTTATCAAGAATTTTTTTACAATATTGATCACAGTGATTGTGACTTTGACCCCGAATTTAAGACAGACTCTAGTTGGAAGGAGAGGGCAAAGATTAGAACGAAAAATGCAAATACTTTGTTAGCACTTGAGGCCAGTAGCTGGAATGTCACCCCCACTCAATTTCAGCGCAGTACATTTCCAACATGTTGGCAACCAAAAATTAGCGTGATTCATGATGGAATCGATACAAATCTTGCAAAACCCAATTTCAATGCTTTACCACTCCAATTAAGTGACGGAACTCAATTACGAAATGGAGATCCAATCGTAACCTTCGTCAATCGAAGTTTTGAACCCTATCGAGGATGTCATACATTTACACGGTCAATCCCATTATTGCAAAAACTTGTTCCCAATGTTCAAATCATCATAGTGGGCTCACTTCAAGGAGTGAGCTACGGAGCAAAATGCCCTAACGGAGAATGGGAAGACATGCTTTTCGCTGAAATTAATGGGCAATACAATCCAAAAAACGTTCATTTTACAGGTGTACTTAGCCATCAAGCTCTTCTACATTTACTGCAACTATCCGCTGCTCACGTGTATCTGAGTTACCCATTTATCCTGAGCTGGAGCTTACTTGAGGCGATGAGCTGCGGTTGTGCTGTTGTGGGTTCAAAAACACCACCCATTGAGGAAGTCATTGAACATGAGCAACATGGTCTTCTTGTGGATTTCTTCTCACCAGACCAGCTGGCAGATGCTACAGCTGAACTACTCCAAAATCGTGACTTAGCTGCTGAGCTCGGACGCAATGCACGTACTGAAATCGAGCGTCACTTTAGTCTTCAACGCTGCTTGCCGCTCCAACTCTCCTTAATTGATCTCGCTGCTGGGGGCGCTCTGCCTTGA